The genomic window CGCGACGAGGTGGCTCACCTCGCCCGGCTGTCTCGGTTGGCTCTCAGCGAAGCCGAGTTGGACGAGTTCGCCGGCCAGCTGGATTCGATTCTTCACCACGTGAAGGCGGTGGCCGAGGTTGCCGCAGACGACGTCCCGCCGACGGCGAATCCGAGTGCCATCACCAACGTGACGCGTCCCGACGTGATCGTGCCGGGGTTGACCCCGAAGCAGGCATTGGCCGAGGCGCCCAACGCCGAGGAGAACC from Rhodococcus sp. P1Y includes these protein-coding regions:
- the gatC gene encoding Asp-tRNA(Asn)/Glu-tRNA(Gln) amidotransferase subunit GatC, which produces MPDISRDEVAHLARLSRLALSEAELDEFAGQLDSILHHVKAVAEVAADDVPPTANPSAITNVTRPDVIVPGLTPKQALAEAPNAEENRFAVPQILGESE